One window of the Populus nigra chromosome 4, ddPopNigr1.1, whole genome shotgun sequence genome contains the following:
- the LOC133692406 gene encoding two-component response regulator-like APRR3 isoform X3, whose translation MGKVVLSSSSEEAGGMVVELETEKKDIESSEVVRWEKFLPKMVLRVLLVEADDSTRQIIVALLRKCGYRVSAVPDGLMAWETLKERPHSIDLILTEVELPLISGYAFLALVMEHDVCKNIPVIMMSSHDSISVVLKCMLKGSADFLVKPVRKNELRNLWQHVWRRQTLTAGKIPRNSHKVEASSENNAASSDFATSLQKNKDCSEKGSDAQGLSYLKYRSASNLSDADNEKYEDYAKLNKSPVNPESKTGALVAERSNRTRPVREPYHGAYNPTAPRLVEEHACAKSAIHDENLRPENEREHVNSSFGLDDVLGETSSGAIDLIGSFNNRPKHTYACSSLHDATNKFESPPLLELSLRRLYPSSSKNQGLDERHALNHSNSSAFSLYNSKTLQSLFPTSASNGSDSKEEASKSPDLSSSQLAQNVGTVSQIHDASLSGNQEIMTTPVIGQSGKVELAHRSPQLGLIPVLGTRLDNISTGCGHVFSPLCYTQSNAAWNPNLAGRQQSPFPTTASVHSNPEVLDSKQNHKCYAETTCCYVDQNDLQQNNREPVDEMRHDSPAAGQSTSSSLCNRVADNNNSSAYESFGSRNDVNASSVGTAEKSVAQENLNNGGNFNHDGFGGSDSYRSSQREAALTKFRLKRKDRCYEKRVRYQSRKRLAEQRPRVKGQFVRQAQNDCPVANG comes from the exons ATGGGTAAGGTGGTGTTGAGTAGCAGTAGTGAAGAGGCGGGGGGGATGGTGGTGGAGTTAGAGACAGAGAAGAAGGATATTGAATCGTCGGAGGTGGTTCGTTGGGAAAAGTTTCTACCAAAGATGGTGCTCAGAGTTCTTTTGGTCGAAGCGGATGATTCTACTCGTCAGATTATTGTTGCTCTTCTCCGAAAATGCGGTTACAGAg TTTCTGCTGTTCCTGATGGATTAATGGCGTGGGAGACTTTGAAGGAGAGACCCCATAGCATAGATCTCATATTAACTGAAGTGGAGTTGCCATTAATATCGGGATATGCGTTTCTTGCTTTGGTCATGGAGCATGATGTTTGCAAAAACATTCCTGTCATAA TGATGTCTTCACACGATTCAATTAGTGTGGTTCTGAAGTGCATGTTAAAAGGATCAGCTGACTTTCTCGTTAAGCCTGTTCGGAAGAATGAATTGAGGAACTTGTGGCAGCATGTTTGGAGAAGGCAAACT CTAACTGCTGGAAAAATCCCTCGAAACTCGCATAAAGTTGAGGCTTCATCTGAAAACAACGCAGCTTCGAGTGATTTTGCGACGTCTTTGCAGAAAAATAAGGATTGCAGCGAGAAAGGGAGTGATGCCCAA GGACTTTCATATCTGAAGTACAGGAGTGCTTCAAATTTGAGCGATGCAGATAATGAGAAGTATGAAGATTAtgccaaattaaataaaagcccAGTAAATCCTGAGAGCAAGACCGGAG CACTTGTAGCAGAAAGGTCAAACAGGACGAGACCTGTCAGAGAACCGTACCATGGAGCTTATAATCCAACTGCTCCGAGACTGGTAGAGGAGCATGCTTGTGCTAAGTCAGCGATTCATGATGAGAACTTGAGACCAGAAAATGAAAGGGAACATGTTAATAGCTCCTTTGGCCTCGATGATGTACTTGGTGAAACCTCAAGTGGAGCCATTGACTTGATTGGTTCCTTTAATAATCGCCCAAAGCACACATATGCATGCTCTAGTTTACATGATGCGACAAACAAGTTTGAATCCCCTCCACTACTTGAACTCTCTCTCAGAAGATTGTATCCCAGTAGCTCAAAGAACCAAGGGCTAGATGAAAGACATGCATTGAACCATTCCAATTCCTCAGCCTTCTCATT GTACAATAGTAAGACACTGCAATCCCTTTTTCCAACATCTGCCAGTAATGGCTCAGATTCCAAGGAAGAAGCCAGTAAGTCTCCTGATCTGTCATCCAGTCAACTTGCTCAAAACGTTGGTACTGTTTCTCAGATACATGATGCCTCTTTGAGTGGCAATCAAGAAATTATGACCACTCCGGTCATTGGCCAATCTGGGAAGGTGGAATTAGCACATCGAAGCCCTCAACTTGGATTGATTCCTGTCTTAGGTACAAGGCTTGACAATATCTCTACCGGATGTGGTCATGTTTTCTCCCCTCTATGTTATACGCAATCAAATGCAGCATGGAATCCCAATCTTGCGGGGCGGCAACAGTCTCCATTTCCTACAACTGCCTCAGTTCATTCAAATCCTGAAGTTCTTGATTCCAAGCAAAACCACAAGTGTTATGCTGAAACTACGTGCTGCTATGTTGACCAAAATGATCTTCAGCAGAACAATAGGGAACCTGTGGATGAAATGAGACATGATTCACCTGCTGCTGGTCAGAGTACTAGTAGTAGTTTATGTAACCGTGTTgccgataataataatagcagtgCTTATGAAAGCTTTGGCAGTAGAAACGATGTAAATGCCTCTTCAGTTGGGACAGCTGAGAAGTCCGTGGCTCAAGAGAACTTGAATAATGGGGGTAACTTCAACCATGATGGTTTTGGAGGGAGCGATTCCTATCGCTCCAGCCAAAGAGAAGCTGCTCTAACAAAGTTCCGCTTGAAGCGGAAAGATCGATGCTATGAGAAAAGG GTTCGATACCAAAGTCGGAAAAGACTGGCAGAGCAACGTCCTCGGGTGAAAGGTCAGTTTGTTCGTCAAGCGCAAAATGATTGCCCAGTTGCTAATGGCTGA
- the LOC133692406 gene encoding two-component response regulator-like PRR95 isoform X1, with protein sequence MGKVVLSSSSEEAGGMVVELETEKKDIESSEVVRWEKFLPKMVLRVLLVEADDSTRQIIVALLRKCGYRVSAVPDGLMAWETLKERPHSIDLILTEVELPLISGYAFLALVMEHDVCKNIPVIMMSSHDSISVVLKCMLKGSADFLVKPVRKNELRNLWQHVWRRQTLTAGKIPRNSHKVEASSENNAASSDFATSLQKNKDCSEKGSDAQSSCTTPCLEAESAHMQNIQGLSYLKYRSASNLSDADNEKYEDYAKLNKSPVNPESKTGALVAERSNRTRPVREPYHGAYNPTAPRLVEEHACAKSAIHDENLRPENEREHVNSSFGLDDVLGETSSGAIDLIGSFNNRPKHTYACSSLHDATNKFESPPLLELSLRRLYPSSSKNQGLDERHALNHSNSSAFSLYNSKTLQSLFPTSASNGSDSKEEASKSPDLSSSQLAQNVGTVSQIHDASLSGNQEIMTTPVIGQSGKVELAHRSPQLGLIPVLGTRLDNISTGCGHVFSPLCYTQSNAAWNPNLAGRQQSPFPTTASVHSNPEVLDSKQNHKCYAETTCCYVDQNDLQQNNREPVDEMRHDSPAAGQSTSSSLCNRVADNNNSSAYESFGSRNDVNASSVGTAEKSVAQENLNNGGNFNHDGFGGSDSYRSSQREAALTKFRLKRKDRCYEKRVRYQSRKRLAEQRPRVKGQFVRQAQNDCPVANG encoded by the exons ATGGGTAAGGTGGTGTTGAGTAGCAGTAGTGAAGAGGCGGGGGGGATGGTGGTGGAGTTAGAGACAGAGAAGAAGGATATTGAATCGTCGGAGGTGGTTCGTTGGGAAAAGTTTCTACCAAAGATGGTGCTCAGAGTTCTTTTGGTCGAAGCGGATGATTCTACTCGTCAGATTATTGTTGCTCTTCTCCGAAAATGCGGTTACAGAg TTTCTGCTGTTCCTGATGGATTAATGGCGTGGGAGACTTTGAAGGAGAGACCCCATAGCATAGATCTCATATTAACTGAAGTGGAGTTGCCATTAATATCGGGATATGCGTTTCTTGCTTTGGTCATGGAGCATGATGTTTGCAAAAACATTCCTGTCATAA TGATGTCTTCACACGATTCAATTAGTGTGGTTCTGAAGTGCATGTTAAAAGGATCAGCTGACTTTCTCGTTAAGCCTGTTCGGAAGAATGAATTGAGGAACTTGTGGCAGCATGTTTGGAGAAGGCAAACT CTAACTGCTGGAAAAATCCCTCGAAACTCGCATAAAGTTGAGGCTTCATCTGAAAACAACGCAGCTTCGAGTGATTTTGCGACGTCTTTGCAGAAAAATAAGGATTGCAGCGAGAAAGGGAGTGATGCCCAA AGCTCTTGTACGACCCCTTGCTTGGAAGCTGAGAGTGCTCACATGCAAAATATACAGGGACTTTCATATCTGAAGTACAGGAGTGCTTCAAATTTGAGCGATGCAGATAATGAGAAGTATGAAGATTAtgccaaattaaataaaagcccAGTAAATCCTGAGAGCAAGACCGGAG CACTTGTAGCAGAAAGGTCAAACAGGACGAGACCTGTCAGAGAACCGTACCATGGAGCTTATAATCCAACTGCTCCGAGACTGGTAGAGGAGCATGCTTGTGCTAAGTCAGCGATTCATGATGAGAACTTGAGACCAGAAAATGAAAGGGAACATGTTAATAGCTCCTTTGGCCTCGATGATGTACTTGGTGAAACCTCAAGTGGAGCCATTGACTTGATTGGTTCCTTTAATAATCGCCCAAAGCACACATATGCATGCTCTAGTTTACATGATGCGACAAACAAGTTTGAATCCCCTCCACTACTTGAACTCTCTCTCAGAAGATTGTATCCCAGTAGCTCAAAGAACCAAGGGCTAGATGAAAGACATGCATTGAACCATTCCAATTCCTCAGCCTTCTCATT GTACAATAGTAAGACACTGCAATCCCTTTTTCCAACATCTGCCAGTAATGGCTCAGATTCCAAGGAAGAAGCCAGTAAGTCTCCTGATCTGTCATCCAGTCAACTTGCTCAAAACGTTGGTACTGTTTCTCAGATACATGATGCCTCTTTGAGTGGCAATCAAGAAATTATGACCACTCCGGTCATTGGCCAATCTGGGAAGGTGGAATTAGCACATCGAAGCCCTCAACTTGGATTGATTCCTGTCTTAGGTACAAGGCTTGACAATATCTCTACCGGATGTGGTCATGTTTTCTCCCCTCTATGTTATACGCAATCAAATGCAGCATGGAATCCCAATCTTGCGGGGCGGCAACAGTCTCCATTTCCTACAACTGCCTCAGTTCATTCAAATCCTGAAGTTCTTGATTCCAAGCAAAACCACAAGTGTTATGCTGAAACTACGTGCTGCTATGTTGACCAAAATGATCTTCAGCAGAACAATAGGGAACCTGTGGATGAAATGAGACATGATTCACCTGCTGCTGGTCAGAGTACTAGTAGTAGTTTATGTAACCGTGTTgccgataataataatagcagtgCTTATGAAAGCTTTGGCAGTAGAAACGATGTAAATGCCTCTTCAGTTGGGACAGCTGAGAAGTCCGTGGCTCAAGAGAACTTGAATAATGGGGGTAACTTCAACCATGATGGTTTTGGAGGGAGCGATTCCTATCGCTCCAGCCAAAGAGAAGCTGCTCTAACAAAGTTCCGCTTGAAGCGGAAAGATCGATGCTATGAGAAAAGG GTTCGATACCAAAGTCGGAAAAGACTGGCAGAGCAACGTCCTCGGGTGAAAGGTCAGTTTGTTCGTCAAGCGCAAAATGATTGCCCAGTTGCTAATGGCTGA
- the LOC133691622 gene encoding NDR1/HIN1-like protein 12 produces MASPPRNTLRVLCTLITIFLLLAGLAVLIVWLIYRPHKPQFTVVGAAIYDLNNTCPPFISTSMQFSLVTRNPNRRVSIMYDKLTAYVSYRNQAITPSLALPPLYHATKSTVALSPVLGGAGVPVSVEVSNGLVMDEAYGVVALSVVLLGRFRWKAGAIKTLRYGVYVKCDVWVGLKKGFVGQVPLLGSPKCKVDI; encoded by the coding sequence ATGGCATCACCACCAAGAAACACGCTCCGTGTTCTCTGCACATTGATCACCATCTTCCTTCTCTTAGCAGGTCTTGCAGTTCTAATAGTCTGGTTAATTTACAGACCTCACAAGCCCCAGTTCACTGTAGTTGGGGCAGCTATATATGACCTTAACAACACATGCCCACCTTTCATTTCCACCTCCATGCAGTTCTCTCTTGTGACTAGAAACCCCAACAGGAGGGTCTCGATCATGTATGATAAACTCACTGCCTATGTATCATACAGGAACCAAGCTATAACTCCTTCACTGGCATTGCCACCACTTTATCACGCGACAAAGAGCACGGTGGCCCTGTCTCCGGTGCTTGGTGGGGCAGGGGTGCCAGTTTCAGTGGAAGTTTCAAACGGGTTGGTGATGGATGAGGCATATGGGGTTGTGGCGCTGAGTGTGGTGTTGTTGGGGAGGTTTAGGTGGAAGGCTGGGGCTATAAAGACTCTGAGATATGGAGTCTATGTGAAGTGTGATGTCTGGGTGGGTTTGAAGAAGGGCTTTGTAGGGCAGGTGCCTTTGCTTGGGTCTCCAAAGTGTAAAGTCGATATATGA
- the LOC133692406 gene encoding two-component response regulator-like APRR5 isoform X4, with product MGKVVLSSSSEEAGGMVVELETEKKDIESSEVVRWEKFLPKMVLRVLLVEADDSTRQIIVALLRKCGYRVSAVPDGLMAWETLKERPHSIDLILTEVELPLISGYAFLALVMEHDVCKNIPVIMMSSHDSISVVLKCMLKGSADFLVKPVRKNELRNLWQHVWRRQTLTAGKIPRNSHKVEASSENNAASSDFATSLQKNKDCSEKGSDAQGLSYLKYRSASNLSDADNEKYEDYAKLNKSPVNPESKTGERSNRTRPVREPYHGAYNPTAPRLVEEHACAKSAIHDENLRPENEREHVNSSFGLDDVLGETSSGAIDLIGSFNNRPKHTYACSSLHDATNKFESPPLLELSLRRLYPSSSKNQGLDERHALNHSNSSAFSLYNSKTLQSLFPTSASNGSDSKEEASKSPDLSSSQLAQNVGTVSQIHDASLSGNQEIMTTPVIGQSGKVELAHRSPQLGLIPVLGTRLDNISTGCGHVFSPLCYTQSNAAWNPNLAGRQQSPFPTTASVHSNPEVLDSKQNHKCYAETTCCYVDQNDLQQNNREPVDEMRHDSPAAGQSTSSSLCNRVADNNNSSAYESFGSRNDVNASSVGTAEKSVAQENLNNGGNFNHDGFGGSDSYRSSQREAALTKFRLKRKDRCYEKRVRYQSRKRLAEQRPRVKGQFVRQAQNDCPVANG from the exons ATGGGTAAGGTGGTGTTGAGTAGCAGTAGTGAAGAGGCGGGGGGGATGGTGGTGGAGTTAGAGACAGAGAAGAAGGATATTGAATCGTCGGAGGTGGTTCGTTGGGAAAAGTTTCTACCAAAGATGGTGCTCAGAGTTCTTTTGGTCGAAGCGGATGATTCTACTCGTCAGATTATTGTTGCTCTTCTCCGAAAATGCGGTTACAGAg TTTCTGCTGTTCCTGATGGATTAATGGCGTGGGAGACTTTGAAGGAGAGACCCCATAGCATAGATCTCATATTAACTGAAGTGGAGTTGCCATTAATATCGGGATATGCGTTTCTTGCTTTGGTCATGGAGCATGATGTTTGCAAAAACATTCCTGTCATAA TGATGTCTTCACACGATTCAATTAGTGTGGTTCTGAAGTGCATGTTAAAAGGATCAGCTGACTTTCTCGTTAAGCCTGTTCGGAAGAATGAATTGAGGAACTTGTGGCAGCATGTTTGGAGAAGGCAAACT CTAACTGCTGGAAAAATCCCTCGAAACTCGCATAAAGTTGAGGCTTCATCTGAAAACAACGCAGCTTCGAGTGATTTTGCGACGTCTTTGCAGAAAAATAAGGATTGCAGCGAGAAAGGGAGTGATGCCCAA GGACTTTCATATCTGAAGTACAGGAGTGCTTCAAATTTGAGCGATGCAGATAATGAGAAGTATGAAGATTAtgccaaattaaataaaagcccAGTAAATCCTGAGAGCAAGACCGGAG AAAGGTCAAACAGGACGAGACCTGTCAGAGAACCGTACCATGGAGCTTATAATCCAACTGCTCCGAGACTGGTAGAGGAGCATGCTTGTGCTAAGTCAGCGATTCATGATGAGAACTTGAGACCAGAAAATGAAAGGGAACATGTTAATAGCTCCTTTGGCCTCGATGATGTACTTGGTGAAACCTCAAGTGGAGCCATTGACTTGATTGGTTCCTTTAATAATCGCCCAAAGCACACATATGCATGCTCTAGTTTACATGATGCGACAAACAAGTTTGAATCCCCTCCACTACTTGAACTCTCTCTCAGAAGATTGTATCCCAGTAGCTCAAAGAACCAAGGGCTAGATGAAAGACATGCATTGAACCATTCCAATTCCTCAGCCTTCTCATT GTACAATAGTAAGACACTGCAATCCCTTTTTCCAACATCTGCCAGTAATGGCTCAGATTCCAAGGAAGAAGCCAGTAAGTCTCCTGATCTGTCATCCAGTCAACTTGCTCAAAACGTTGGTACTGTTTCTCAGATACATGATGCCTCTTTGAGTGGCAATCAAGAAATTATGACCACTCCGGTCATTGGCCAATCTGGGAAGGTGGAATTAGCACATCGAAGCCCTCAACTTGGATTGATTCCTGTCTTAGGTACAAGGCTTGACAATATCTCTACCGGATGTGGTCATGTTTTCTCCCCTCTATGTTATACGCAATCAAATGCAGCATGGAATCCCAATCTTGCGGGGCGGCAACAGTCTCCATTTCCTACAACTGCCTCAGTTCATTCAAATCCTGAAGTTCTTGATTCCAAGCAAAACCACAAGTGTTATGCTGAAACTACGTGCTGCTATGTTGACCAAAATGATCTTCAGCAGAACAATAGGGAACCTGTGGATGAAATGAGACATGATTCACCTGCTGCTGGTCAGAGTACTAGTAGTAGTTTATGTAACCGTGTTgccgataataataatagcagtgCTTATGAAAGCTTTGGCAGTAGAAACGATGTAAATGCCTCTTCAGTTGGGACAGCTGAGAAGTCCGTGGCTCAAGAGAACTTGAATAATGGGGGTAACTTCAACCATGATGGTTTTGGAGGGAGCGATTCCTATCGCTCCAGCCAAAGAGAAGCTGCTCTAACAAAGTTCCGCTTGAAGCGGAAAGATCGATGCTATGAGAAAAGG GTTCGATACCAAAGTCGGAAAAGACTGGCAGAGCAACGTCCTCGGGTGAAAGGTCAGTTTGTTCGTCAAGCGCAAAATGATTGCCCAGTTGCTAATGGCTGA
- the LOC133692406 gene encoding two-component response regulator-like PRR95 isoform X2: MGKVVLSSSSEEAGGMVVELETEKKDIESSEVVRWEKFLPKMVLRVLLVEADDSTRQIIVALLRKCGYRVSAVPDGLMAWETLKERPHSIDLILTEVELPLISGYAFLALVMEHDVCKNIPVIMMSSHDSISVVLKCMLKGSADFLVKPVRKNELRNLWQHVWRRQTLTAGKIPRNSHKVEASSENNAASSDFATSLQKNKDCSEKGSDAQSSCTTPCLEAESAHMQNIQGLSYLKYRSASNLSDADNEKYEDYAKLNKSPVNPESKTGERSNRTRPVREPYHGAYNPTAPRLVEEHACAKSAIHDENLRPENEREHVNSSFGLDDVLGETSSGAIDLIGSFNNRPKHTYACSSLHDATNKFESPPLLELSLRRLYPSSSKNQGLDERHALNHSNSSAFSLYNSKTLQSLFPTSASNGSDSKEEASKSPDLSSSQLAQNVGTVSQIHDASLSGNQEIMTTPVIGQSGKVELAHRSPQLGLIPVLGTRLDNISTGCGHVFSPLCYTQSNAAWNPNLAGRQQSPFPTTASVHSNPEVLDSKQNHKCYAETTCCYVDQNDLQQNNREPVDEMRHDSPAAGQSTSSSLCNRVADNNNSSAYESFGSRNDVNASSVGTAEKSVAQENLNNGGNFNHDGFGGSDSYRSSQREAALTKFRLKRKDRCYEKRVRYQSRKRLAEQRPRVKGQFVRQAQNDCPVANG; encoded by the exons ATGGGTAAGGTGGTGTTGAGTAGCAGTAGTGAAGAGGCGGGGGGGATGGTGGTGGAGTTAGAGACAGAGAAGAAGGATATTGAATCGTCGGAGGTGGTTCGTTGGGAAAAGTTTCTACCAAAGATGGTGCTCAGAGTTCTTTTGGTCGAAGCGGATGATTCTACTCGTCAGATTATTGTTGCTCTTCTCCGAAAATGCGGTTACAGAg TTTCTGCTGTTCCTGATGGATTAATGGCGTGGGAGACTTTGAAGGAGAGACCCCATAGCATAGATCTCATATTAACTGAAGTGGAGTTGCCATTAATATCGGGATATGCGTTTCTTGCTTTGGTCATGGAGCATGATGTTTGCAAAAACATTCCTGTCATAA TGATGTCTTCACACGATTCAATTAGTGTGGTTCTGAAGTGCATGTTAAAAGGATCAGCTGACTTTCTCGTTAAGCCTGTTCGGAAGAATGAATTGAGGAACTTGTGGCAGCATGTTTGGAGAAGGCAAACT CTAACTGCTGGAAAAATCCCTCGAAACTCGCATAAAGTTGAGGCTTCATCTGAAAACAACGCAGCTTCGAGTGATTTTGCGACGTCTTTGCAGAAAAATAAGGATTGCAGCGAGAAAGGGAGTGATGCCCAA AGCTCTTGTACGACCCCTTGCTTGGAAGCTGAGAGTGCTCACATGCAAAATATACAGGGACTTTCATATCTGAAGTACAGGAGTGCTTCAAATTTGAGCGATGCAGATAATGAGAAGTATGAAGATTAtgccaaattaaataaaagcccAGTAAATCCTGAGAGCAAGACCGGAG AAAGGTCAAACAGGACGAGACCTGTCAGAGAACCGTACCATGGAGCTTATAATCCAACTGCTCCGAGACTGGTAGAGGAGCATGCTTGTGCTAAGTCAGCGATTCATGATGAGAACTTGAGACCAGAAAATGAAAGGGAACATGTTAATAGCTCCTTTGGCCTCGATGATGTACTTGGTGAAACCTCAAGTGGAGCCATTGACTTGATTGGTTCCTTTAATAATCGCCCAAAGCACACATATGCATGCTCTAGTTTACATGATGCGACAAACAAGTTTGAATCCCCTCCACTACTTGAACTCTCTCTCAGAAGATTGTATCCCAGTAGCTCAAAGAACCAAGGGCTAGATGAAAGACATGCATTGAACCATTCCAATTCCTCAGCCTTCTCATT GTACAATAGTAAGACACTGCAATCCCTTTTTCCAACATCTGCCAGTAATGGCTCAGATTCCAAGGAAGAAGCCAGTAAGTCTCCTGATCTGTCATCCAGTCAACTTGCTCAAAACGTTGGTACTGTTTCTCAGATACATGATGCCTCTTTGAGTGGCAATCAAGAAATTATGACCACTCCGGTCATTGGCCAATCTGGGAAGGTGGAATTAGCACATCGAAGCCCTCAACTTGGATTGATTCCTGTCTTAGGTACAAGGCTTGACAATATCTCTACCGGATGTGGTCATGTTTTCTCCCCTCTATGTTATACGCAATCAAATGCAGCATGGAATCCCAATCTTGCGGGGCGGCAACAGTCTCCATTTCCTACAACTGCCTCAGTTCATTCAAATCCTGAAGTTCTTGATTCCAAGCAAAACCACAAGTGTTATGCTGAAACTACGTGCTGCTATGTTGACCAAAATGATCTTCAGCAGAACAATAGGGAACCTGTGGATGAAATGAGACATGATTCACCTGCTGCTGGTCAGAGTACTAGTAGTAGTTTATGTAACCGTGTTgccgataataataatagcagtgCTTATGAAAGCTTTGGCAGTAGAAACGATGTAAATGCCTCTTCAGTTGGGACAGCTGAGAAGTCCGTGGCTCAAGAGAACTTGAATAATGGGGGTAACTTCAACCATGATGGTTTTGGAGGGAGCGATTCCTATCGCTCCAGCCAAAGAGAAGCTGCTCTAACAAAGTTCCGCTTGAAGCGGAAAGATCGATGCTATGAGAAAAGG GTTCGATACCAAAGTCGGAAAAGACTGGCAGAGCAACGTCCTCGGGTGAAAGGTCAGTTTGTTCGTCAAGCGCAAAATGATTGCCCAGTTGCTAATGGCTGA
- the LOC133692406 gene encoding two-component response regulator-like APRR5 isoform X5: MGKVVLSSSSEEAGGMVVELETEKKDIESSEVVRWEKFLPKMVLRVLLVEADDSTRQIIVALLRKCGYRVSAVPDGLMAWETLKERPHSIDLILTEVELPLISGYAFLALVMEHDVCKNIPVIMMSSHDSISVVLKCMLKGSADFLVKPVRKNELRNLWQHVWRRQTLTAGKIPRNSHKVEASSENNAASSDFATSLQKNKDCSEKGSDAQSSCTTPCLEAESAHMQNIQGLSYLKYRSASNLSDADNEKYEDYAKLNKSPVNPESKTGALVAERSNRTRPVREPYHGAYNPTAPRLVEEHACAKSAIHDENLRPENEREHVNSSFGLDDVLGETSSGAIDLIGSFNNRPKHTYACSSLHDATNKFESPPLLELSLRRLYPSSSKNQGLDERHALNHSNSSAFSLYNSKTLQSLFPTSASNGSDSKEEASTRLDNISTGCGHVFSPLCYTQSNAAWNPNLAGRQQSPFPTTASVHSNPEVLDSKQNHKCYAETTCCYVDQNDLQQNNREPVDEMRHDSPAAGQSTSSSLCNRVADNNNSSAYESFGSRNDVNASSVGTAEKSVAQENLNNGGNFNHDGFGGSDSYRSSQREAALTKFRLKRKDRCYEKRVRYQSRKRLAEQRPRVKGQFVRQAQNDCPVANG, translated from the exons ATGGGTAAGGTGGTGTTGAGTAGCAGTAGTGAAGAGGCGGGGGGGATGGTGGTGGAGTTAGAGACAGAGAAGAAGGATATTGAATCGTCGGAGGTGGTTCGTTGGGAAAAGTTTCTACCAAAGATGGTGCTCAGAGTTCTTTTGGTCGAAGCGGATGATTCTACTCGTCAGATTATTGTTGCTCTTCTCCGAAAATGCGGTTACAGAg TTTCTGCTGTTCCTGATGGATTAATGGCGTGGGAGACTTTGAAGGAGAGACCCCATAGCATAGATCTCATATTAACTGAAGTGGAGTTGCCATTAATATCGGGATATGCGTTTCTTGCTTTGGTCATGGAGCATGATGTTTGCAAAAACATTCCTGTCATAA TGATGTCTTCACACGATTCAATTAGTGTGGTTCTGAAGTGCATGTTAAAAGGATCAGCTGACTTTCTCGTTAAGCCTGTTCGGAAGAATGAATTGAGGAACTTGTGGCAGCATGTTTGGAGAAGGCAAACT CTAACTGCTGGAAAAATCCCTCGAAACTCGCATAAAGTTGAGGCTTCATCTGAAAACAACGCAGCTTCGAGTGATTTTGCGACGTCTTTGCAGAAAAATAAGGATTGCAGCGAGAAAGGGAGTGATGCCCAA AGCTCTTGTACGACCCCTTGCTTGGAAGCTGAGAGTGCTCACATGCAAAATATACAGGGACTTTCATATCTGAAGTACAGGAGTGCTTCAAATTTGAGCGATGCAGATAATGAGAAGTATGAAGATTAtgccaaattaaataaaagcccAGTAAATCCTGAGAGCAAGACCGGAG CACTTGTAGCAGAAAGGTCAAACAGGACGAGACCTGTCAGAGAACCGTACCATGGAGCTTATAATCCAACTGCTCCGAGACTGGTAGAGGAGCATGCTTGTGCTAAGTCAGCGATTCATGATGAGAACTTGAGACCAGAAAATGAAAGGGAACATGTTAATAGCTCCTTTGGCCTCGATGATGTACTTGGTGAAACCTCAAGTGGAGCCATTGACTTGATTGGTTCCTTTAATAATCGCCCAAAGCACACATATGCATGCTCTAGTTTACATGATGCGACAAACAAGTTTGAATCCCCTCCACTACTTGAACTCTCTCTCAGAAGATTGTATCCCAGTAGCTCAAAGAACCAAGGGCTAGATGAAAGACATGCATTGAACCATTCCAATTCCTCAGCCTTCTCATT GTACAATAGTAAGACACTGCAATCCCTTTTTCCAACATCTGCCAGTAATGGCTCAGATTCCAAGGAAGAAGCCA GTACAAGGCTTGACAATATCTCTACCGGATGTGGTCATGTTTTCTCCCCTCTATGTTATACGCAATCAAATGCAGCATGGAATCCCAATCTTGCGGGGCGGCAACAGTCTCCATTTCCTACAACTGCCTCAGTTCATTCAAATCCTGAAGTTCTTGATTCCAAGCAAAACCACAAGTGTTATGCTGAAACTACGTGCTGCTATGTTGACCAAAATGATCTTCAGCAGAACAATAGGGAACCTGTGGATGAAATGAGACATGATTCACCTGCTGCTGGTCAGAGTACTAGTAGTAGTTTATGTAACCGTGTTgccgataataataatagcagtgCTTATGAAAGCTTTGGCAGTAGAAACGATGTAAATGCCTCTTCAGTTGGGACAGCTGAGAAGTCCGTGGCTCAAGAGAACTTGAATAATGGGGGTAACTTCAACCATGATGGTTTTGGAGGGAGCGATTCCTATCGCTCCAGCCAAAGAGAAGCTGCTCTAACAAAGTTCCGCTTGAAGCGGAAAGATCGATGCTATGAGAAAAGG GTTCGATACCAAAGTCGGAAAAGACTGGCAGAGCAACGTCCTCGGGTGAAAGGTCAGTTTGTTCGTCAAGCGCAAAATGATTGCCCAGTTGCTAATGGCTGA